A region from the Nymphalis io chromosome 9, ilAglIoxx1.1, whole genome shotgun sequence genome encodes:
- the LOC126770461 gene encoding tuberin isoform X5: MGSRDRDTKSLHDKLKVFFKKGASAPVAAQNELVVTAELRRELGPETPLNRRLRAIKEVGEKILHIRVQDGGVEKIWSCTRDLLKDSNVEARHTVLGLLRSIAEGQSELLIMRTILFRYLQETHLNHPPEDYQLRFKLLYTLTNTGKDIKCLEEQIGPFLIEWLPHIQAPGHIKDFVGLITNVVKFNAVYLDEEIVHGIVNNACHLCVYSADPGVVQGCLSLLEAVVSYSLLPRAALRTFVAALCRTVNIEHYCQNSWKLMRYVVGADMGHAALQEMAELVRGAGEAEDAEEGAGLARGAVFYINMALWGPRRVRTLHVSFLAVLPAFLKALAGRQAVVTYEVVVALQSLVARVPLEVDEVAWDLVLAIIRAVLQQDKSFDPPNELIHSRVHALITSIEQLHEAGQFLGDAEVLLDLVDFCGHDRPEASTMRLLTERCAALSGADAGAALALAERYVRLEPRLPVRLHALACVLAYIKRNRCGHGEELAERVGGPVAAACAQDAEPALRAAAARALPDLARMCTSDVCIDLIDQLEKILNRPFEMYVSEVSVPADADTSDLRLAAVGLLELLHDKLLRAPAAHAARAFLVLLDHLDHHYRRPTLLHHHPDIRLKIFDMLFALRANAFNCVGFCYEGGTAVYGAAALRLRPLCSPFLLAEPPAPRGHQPAAAAQAKDLPPGACLLPVGRAARTLTAALTREAEWSVLAHVLRALPQLLHARALAVGRRAQDLDLLASTLCSMVAERGPAGGGRLLLSELHAAVLPALAALASYHAYLEPQTQQRIVRCLLKYGMVLRTPQPYINALTIFTLETRDTMVKMLPEVLLDLSKISDTKAIASPMLEFLSTLTRLPRVFASFVEDQYMSVFAILLPYTNPSRYNHYVVSLAHHVIAAWFLKCRLSYRRNFVRFIIHGLHNYIIMPFEEQLQYKSNHFHQSVNEDSSNRQRSSSLGSKAVSRAPLSGARGAGGAGGAGAGASAPAAFHVELTETCVDLLARYTFTPCSVKPQRSDTAEFLFNGGQSTTWLVGHKLITITTSGCLQNSIKQGLCERCATLCRQHAEGAPAPPGPPAAPPRDPPPDDAPQLQVSDNSEQANRLQVHAHHAPEVRRYSKYSLQHSRSTETSCSSLSISELQPPSSGHTTRQNSAENKASDPGADALDQFSTRFEKLAKEVERAGEWRRAGALAAARACPCWCARWAELHVRSPTGDVSWLLRMQNRISSWQLQEWPLQDVLALLSPPLSDPSSGLGDSRPDLSSEGSPRSSRSTSQRSHGPDLHKSSSDSVVGSDKRTSQAATATTRMSTQPINIPGSPQRQSSSSTTDDDDMLLIVPEGKSRHPVRRSNSSPEMSSSWKAAVRGPDADELVLLPAEPAAPMTMHASKKVGKKSDMRVSCEAIPEEMCGTSPQPHPAPHAHLLTYNSDPGTTGSETEAETKAETNSVTATATHHQLQKTSSDSRVTLGHEAGGATAAGAEADAGADELPPLARSKRSNTISVMSPTRRNRELNRNPPSTGGGAGGAGGGVSPSFVFLQLYHNMSTYPISPTVPGETPTALNPLMGRPLKVSGVQHERTIKNLDLVPPLETYKVGVLYVGPGQQDDEVAILKNEYGSVRYMEFLRLLGTLVPLEGAEEPNLFLNLEKGGKDGHYTYVWNDDIMQVLFHVATAMPNSPRDPSCNEKRKYIGNDFVSIVYNDSGHDFNIHTIKGQFNLCIVVVEPLEHGMNRVTLKSKDERLRGKFLAHVEPHCVSDANVALLARQHALHAALASQISQSLKLGGAAYASNSLERLRLIKRLRARAEDERRAAAARAPAPYAAPPDAQRRVAIDDFDDYA; the protein is encoded by the exons ATGGGCTCTAGAGATAGGGACACAAAATCCCTTCACGACAAGTTGAAAGTGTTCTTCAAGAAGGGTGCATCGG CGCCCGTTGCGGCTCAAAACGAGCTGGTAGTGACGGCAGAACTGCGGCGAGAATTGGGTCCGGAGACGCCGCTAAACCGCCGCCTCCGTGCTATCAAGGAAGTCGGCGAAAAGATTCTTCACATTCGTGTCCAAGAT GGTGGTGTAGAAAAAATTTGGTCTTGTACGAGGGACCTTCTAAAAGACTCAAATGTAGAAGCACGCCATACAGTACTTGGATTACTAAGAAGTATTGCTGAAGGTCAATCAGAACTGCTTATAATGCGCACCATTCTATTCCGGTACCTGCAAGAGACACACCTCAACCATCCACCAGAAGATTATCAGCTccgttttaaattactttacacTTTAACTAACACTGGAAAGGATATTAAATGTCTGGAAGAACAG ATTGGACCATTTCTGATAGAATGGCTGCCCCATATTCAGGCACCGGGGCACATAAAAGACTTTGTCGGTCTCATCACAaatgttgtaaaatttaatgCTGTCTACTTAGATGAGGAAATTGTTCATGGGATCGTAAA caATGCATGTCATCTCTGCGTGTACTCTGCGGACCCAGGAGTAGTCCAAGGGTGCCTGTCGCTTCTGGAAGCGGTGGTATCGTACTCGCTGCTGCCGCGTGCCGCTCTGCGGACCTTCGTGGCCGCACTCTGCAGGACCGTTAACATAGAACATTACTGTCAAAACAGTTGGAAG CTGATGCGCTACGTGGTGGGTGCGGACATGGGGCACGCGGCGCTGCAGGAGATGGCGGAGCTGGTGCGCGGCGCGGGGGAGGCCGAGGACGCGGAGGAGGGCGCGGGGCTGGCGCGCGGGGCCGTGTTCTACATCAACATGGCGCTGTGGGGGCCGCGCCGCGTGCGCACGCTGCACGTGTCCTTCCTGGCCGTGCTGCCCGCCTTCCTCAAG GCGCTGGCGGGGCGGCAGGCGGTCGTCACATACGAAGTGGTGGTGGCGCTGCAGAGCCTGGTGGCGCGCGTGCCACTGGAGGTGGACGAGGTCGCCTGGGATCTCGTCCTCGCCATCATCCGCGCCGTTTTGCAGCAGGACA AAAGCTTCGACCCCCCCAACGAGCTAATCCACAGCCGCGTGCACGCGCTGATCACCTCCATCGAGCAGCTGCACGAGGCGGGACAGTTCCTCGGCGACGCGGAGGTGCTGCTCGACCTCGTCGACTTCTGTGGACACGACCGGCCG GAGGCGTCCACCATGCGGCTGCTGACGGAGCGCTGTGCGGCGCTGAGCGGCGCGGACGCGGGCGCGGCGCTGGCGCTGGCGGAGCGCTACGTGCGCCTGGAGCCGCGCCTGCCCGTGCGCCTGCACGCGCTGGCCTGCGTGCTGGCCTACATCAAGCGCAACCGTTGCGGCCACGGCGAGGAGCTGGCGGAGCGTGTGGGCGGGCCGGTGGCGGCGGCCTGCGCGCAGGACGCCGAGCCGGCGCTGCGggccgccgccgcccgcgcgctGCCCGACCTGGCGCGCATGTGCACCTCCGACGTGTGCATCGACCTCATCGACCAGCTCGAGAAG ATTCTGAACCGTCCGTTCGAGATGTACGTGTCGGAGGTGTCGGTCCCGGCGGACGCGGACACGTCGGACCTACGCCTGGCGGCCGTCGGGCTGCTGGAACTGCTGCACGACAAGCTGCTGCGAGCCCCCGCTGCGCACGCCGCGCGCGCCTTCCTCGTGCTGCTCGACCATCTCGACCACCACTACCGCCGACCCACGCTGCTGCATCACCACCCGGACATACGACTCAAG ATTTTCGATATGCTGTTCGCGCTCCGGGCGAACGCCTTCAACTGCGTCGGGTTCTGCTACGAGGGCGGCACGGCGGTGTACGGGGCGGCGGCGCTCCGCCTGCGCCCGCTGTGCTCGCCCTTCCTGCTGGCCGagccgcccgcgccgcgcggCCACCagcccgccgccgccgcgcagGCCAAGGACTTGCCGCCC GGCGCCTGCCTGCTGCCGGTGGGGCGCGCGGCGCGCACGCTGACGGCGGCGCTGACGCGCGAGGCGGAGTGGTCGGTGCTGGCGCACGTGCTGCGCGCGCTGCCGCAGCTGCTGCACGCGCGCGCGCTGGCCGTGGGGCGGCGCGCGCAGGACCTGGACCTGCTGGCGTCCACGCTGTGCTCCATGGTGGCGGAGCGCGGCCCGGCGGGCGGCGGCCGCCTGCTGCTGTCGGAGCTGCACGCCGCGGTGCTGCCGGCGCTGGCGGCGCTGGCGTCGTACCACGCCTACCTGGAGCCGCAGACGCAGCAGCGCATCGTGCGTTGTCTTCTCAAATACGGAATGG TGCTCCGCACCCCGCAGCCGTACATCAACGCGCTGACGATCTTCACGCTGGAGACGCGCGACACGATGGTCAAGATGCTGCCAGAGGTGCTTCTCGACCTGTCCAAGATCTCCGACACGAAGGCCATCGCCAGCCCCATGCTAGAGTTCCTTTCCA CGCTGACCCGCCTGCCGCGCGTGTTCGCGTCGTTCGTGGAGGACCAATACATGTCGGTGTTCGCGATCCTGCTGCCGTACACCAACCCCTCCCGCTACAACCACTACGTGGTGTCCCTGGCGCACCACGTGATCGCGGCCTGGTTCCTCAAATGCCGACTCTCCTACCGCAGGAACTTCGTGCGGTTCATCATACAC GGCTTGCACAACTACATTATAATGCCGTTCGAGGAGCAGCTGCAGTACAAGTCCAACCACTTCCATCAGAGCGTCAACGAGGACTCGTCCAACAGGCAGAGGAGCTCCAGTCTC GGCTCCAAGGCGGTGTCTCGTGCGCCGCTGTCGGGGGCGCgaggcgcgggcggcgcgggcggcgcgggcgcaggAGCCAGCGCACCCGCGGCTTTCCACGTGGAGCTCACCGAGACCTGCGTCGACTTGCTTGCCAGATATACCTTCACACCCTGCAGCGTCAAGCCGCAGAG GAGCGACACGGCCGAGTTCCTGTTCAATGGCGGCCAGTCGACCACGTGGCTGGTGGGGCACAAACTGATCACCATCACCACGTCCGGCTGCTTACAGAACTCCATCAAGCAGGGGCTGTGCGAAAG GTGCGCGACGCTGTGCCGCCAGCACGCCGAGGGCGCGCCGGCCCCCCCGGGCCCCCCGGCCGCCCCCCCGCGCGACCCCCCGCCCGACGACGCGCCGCAG TTGCAGGTGAGCGACAACTCCGAGCAGGCCAACCGCCTGCAGGTGcacgcgcaccacgcgccggAGGTCAGACG CTACAGCAAGTACTCGCTGCAGCACAGCCGCTCCACGGAGACCTCCTGCTCCTCCCTGTCCATCTCCGAGCTACAGCCGCCCTCCAGCGGACACACCACCAG GCAAAACTCGGCGGAGAACAAGGCGAGCGACCCCGGGGCCGACGCCCTCGACCAGTTCTCGACGCGCTTCGAGAAGCTCGCCAAGGAGGTG GAGCGGGCGGGCGAGTGGCGGCGCGCGGGCGCgctggcggcggcgcgcgcgtgtCCGTGCTGGTGCGCGCGCTGGGCCGAGCTGCACGTGCGCTCGCCCACCGGCGACGTGTCGTGGCTGCTGCGCATGCAGAACCGG ATCAGCTCGTGGCAGCTGCAGGAGTGGCCGCTGCAGGACGTGCTGGCGCTGCTGTCGCCGCCGCTCAGCGACCCCTCCAGTGGCCTGGGGGACTCCAGGCCCGACCTC AGCTCGGAAGGTTCGCCTCGCTCGTCCAGGTCGACTTCGCAGCGCTCGCACGGGCCAGATCTGCACAAATCCAG CTCGGACTCCGTGGTGGGCAGCGACAAGCGCACGAGCCAGGCCGCGACCGCCACCACCCGCATGAGCACGCAGCCCATCAACATCCCCGGCTCGCCGCAGCGGCAGAGCTCGTCCAGCACGACGGACGACGACGACATGCTGCTCATCGTGCCCGAG GGCAAGTCGCGGCACCCCGTGCGGCGCTCCAACTCGTCCCCCGAGATGTCGTCGTCGTGGAAGGCGGCGGTGCGCGGGCCCGACGCCGACGAGCTGGTGCTGCTGCCGGCCGAGCCCGC GGCCCCGATGACGATGCACGCGAGCAAGAAGGTGGGCAAGAAGAGCGACATGCGCGTGTCGTGCGAGGCCATCCCCGAGGAGATGTGCGGGACCTCCCCGCAGCCGCACCCCGCGCCGCACGCGCACCTCCTGACGTACAACTCCGACCCAG GAACGACGGGGTCCGAGACGGAAGCGGAGACGAAGGCCGAGACAAACAGCGTGACCGCCACCGCGACGCACCACCAGCTACAGAAG ACGAGCAGCGACAGTCGCGTGACTCTGGGCCACGAGGCGGGCGGCGCGACCGCGGCGGGCGCGGAGGCGGACGCGGGCGCGGACGAGCTGCCGCCGCTCGCGCGCTCCAAGCGCTCCAACACCATCTCCGTCATGAGCCCCACGCGTAGGAACCG GGAGCTGAACCGCAACCCCCCGAGCACGGGAGGGGGTGCGGGCGGCGCGGGTGGCGGCGTGTCTCCGTCCTTCGTGTTCCTGCAGCTGTACCACAACATGAGCACCTACCCCATCTCGCCCACCGTGCCCG GGGAGACGCCGACGGCTCTGAACCCGCTGATGGGTCGCCCGCTGAAGGTGTCCGGCGTGCAGCACGAGCGTACCATTAAGAACCTCGACCTCGTGCCACCACTGGAGACCTACAAG GTGGGCGTGCTGTACGTGGGCCCGGGACAGCAGGACGACGAGGTGGCGATATTGAAAAATGAATATGGCAGTGTGAG ATATATGGAGTTCCTGAGGCTGCTGGGCACGCTGGTGCCGCTGGAGGGAGCCGAGGAGCCCAACCTATTCCTCAATCTGGAAAAGGGCGGCAAGGACGGGCACTACACCTACGTCTGGAACGACGACATCATGCAGGTGCTGTTCCACGTGGCCACCGCCATGCCCAACTCGCCGCGCGACCCCAGCTGCAACGAGAAGCGCAAGTACATCGGAAACGACTTCGTGTCCATCGTCTACAACGACTCCGGCCACGACTTCAACATTCACACGATCAAG GGACAGTTCAACCTCTGCATCGTGGTGGTGGAGCCGCTCGAGCACGGCATGAACCGGGTCACGCTCAAGAGCAAGGACGAGCGCCTGCGCGGCAAGTTCCTCGCGCACGTCGAGCCGCACTGCGTGTCCGACGCCAACGTGGCGCTGCTCGCCCGCCAGCACGCGCTGCACGCCGCG CTGGCGTCGCAGATCTCGCAGTCGCTGAAGCTGGGCGGCGCGGCGTACGCGTCCAACTCGCTGGAGCGCCTGCGCCTCATCAAGCGCCTGCGCGCGCGCGCCGAGGACgagcgccgcgccgccgccgcgcgcgcgcccgcgCCCTACGCCGCGCCGCCCGACGCGCAGCGCCGCGTCGCCATCGACGACTTCGACGACTACGCCTag
- the LOC126770461 gene encoding tuberin isoform X4, with amino-acid sequence MGSRDRDTKSLHDKLKVFFKKGASAPVAAQNELVVTAELRRELGPETPLNRRLRAIKEVGEKILHIRVQDGGVEKIWSCTRDLLKDSNVEARHTVLGLLRSIAEGQSELLIMRTILFRYLQETHLNHPPEDYQLRFKLLYTLTNTGKDIKCLEEQIGPFLIEWLPHIQAPGHIKDFVGLITNVVKFNAVYLDEEIVHGIVNNACHLCVYSADPGVVQGCLSLLEAVVSYSLLPRAALRTFVAALCRTVNIEHYCQNSWKLMRYVVGADMGHAALQEMAELVRGAGEAEDAEEGAGLARGAVFYINMALWGPRRVRTLHVSFLAVLPAFLKALAGRQAVVTYEVVVALQSLVARVPLEVDEVAWDLVLAIIRAVLQQDKSFDPPNELIHSRVHALITSIEQLHEAGQFLGDAEVLLDLVDFCGHDRPEASTMRLLTERCAALSGADAGAALALAERYVRLEPRLPVRLHALACVLAYIKRNRCGHGEELAERVGGPVAAACAQDAEPALRAAAARALPDLARMCTSDVCIDLIDQLEKILNRPFEMYVSEVSVPADADTSDLRLAAVGLLELLHDKLLRAPAAHAARAFLVLLDHLDHHYRRPTLLHHHPDIRLKIFDMLFALRANAFNCVGFCYEGGTAVYGAAALRLRPLCSPFLLAEPPAPRGHQPAAAAQAKDLPPGACLLPVGRAARTLTAALTREAEWSVLAHVLRALPQLLHARALAVGRRAQDLDLLASTLCSMVAERGPAGGGRLLLSELHAAVLPALAALASYHAYLEPQTQQRIVRCLLKYGMVLRTPQPYINALTIFTLETRDTMVKMLPEVLLDLSKISDTKAIASPMLEFLSTLTRLPRVFASFVEDQYMSVFAILLPYTNPSRYNHYVVSLAHHVIAAWFLKCRLSYRRNFVRFIIHGLHNYIIMPFEEQLQYKSNHFHQSVNEDSSNRQRSSSLGSKAVSRAPLSGARGAGGAGGAGAGASAPAAFHVELTETCVDLLARYTFTPCSVKPQRSDTAEFLFNGGQSTTWLVGHKLITITTSGCLQNSIKQGLCERCATLCRQHAEGAPAPPGPPAAPPRDPPPDDAPQLQVSDNSEQANRLQVHAHHAPEVRRYSKYSLQHSRSTETSCSSLSISELQPPSSGHTTRQNSAENKASDPGADALDQFSTRFEKLAKEVERAGEWRRAGALAAARACPCWCARWAELHVRSPTGDVSWLLRMQNRISSWQLQEWPLQDVLALLSPPLSDPSSGLGDSRPDLSSEGSPRSSRSTSQRSHGPDLHKSSSDSVVGSDKRTSQAATATTRMSTQPINIPGSPQRQSSSSTTDDDDMLLIVPEGKSRHPVRRSNSSPEMSSSWKAAVRGPDADELVLLPAEPAAPMTMHASKKVGKKSDMRVSCEAIPEEMCGTSPQPHPAPHAHLLTYNSDPVFQIGTTGSETEAETKAETNSVTATATHHQLQKTSSDSRVTLGHEAGGATAAGAEADAGADELPPLARSKRSNTISVMSPTRRNRELNRNPPSTGGGAGGAGGGVSPSFVFLQLYHNMSTYPISPTVPGETPTALNPLMGRPLKVSGVQHERTIKNLDLVPPLETYKVGVLYVGPGQQDDEVAILKNEYGSVRYMEFLRLLGTLVPLEGAEEPNLFLNLEKGGKDGHYTYVWNDDIMQVLFHVATAMPNSPRDPSCNEKRKYIGNDFVSIVYNDSGHDFNIHTIKGQFNLCIVVVEPLEHGMNRVTLKSKDERLRGKFLAHVEPHCVSDANVALLARQHALHAALASQISQSLKLGGAAYASNSLERLRLIKRLRARAEDERRAAAARAPAPYAAPPDAQRRVAIDDFDDYA; translated from the exons ATGGGCTCTAGAGATAGGGACACAAAATCCCTTCACGACAAGTTGAAAGTGTTCTTCAAGAAGGGTGCATCGG CGCCCGTTGCGGCTCAAAACGAGCTGGTAGTGACGGCAGAACTGCGGCGAGAATTGGGTCCGGAGACGCCGCTAAACCGCCGCCTCCGTGCTATCAAGGAAGTCGGCGAAAAGATTCTTCACATTCGTGTCCAAGAT GGTGGTGTAGAAAAAATTTGGTCTTGTACGAGGGACCTTCTAAAAGACTCAAATGTAGAAGCACGCCATACAGTACTTGGATTACTAAGAAGTATTGCTGAAGGTCAATCAGAACTGCTTATAATGCGCACCATTCTATTCCGGTACCTGCAAGAGACACACCTCAACCATCCACCAGAAGATTATCAGCTccgttttaaattactttacacTTTAACTAACACTGGAAAGGATATTAAATGTCTGGAAGAACAG ATTGGACCATTTCTGATAGAATGGCTGCCCCATATTCAGGCACCGGGGCACATAAAAGACTTTGTCGGTCTCATCACAaatgttgtaaaatttaatgCTGTCTACTTAGATGAGGAAATTGTTCATGGGATCGTAAA caATGCATGTCATCTCTGCGTGTACTCTGCGGACCCAGGAGTAGTCCAAGGGTGCCTGTCGCTTCTGGAAGCGGTGGTATCGTACTCGCTGCTGCCGCGTGCCGCTCTGCGGACCTTCGTGGCCGCACTCTGCAGGACCGTTAACATAGAACATTACTGTCAAAACAGTTGGAAG CTGATGCGCTACGTGGTGGGTGCGGACATGGGGCACGCGGCGCTGCAGGAGATGGCGGAGCTGGTGCGCGGCGCGGGGGAGGCCGAGGACGCGGAGGAGGGCGCGGGGCTGGCGCGCGGGGCCGTGTTCTACATCAACATGGCGCTGTGGGGGCCGCGCCGCGTGCGCACGCTGCACGTGTCCTTCCTGGCCGTGCTGCCCGCCTTCCTCAAG GCGCTGGCGGGGCGGCAGGCGGTCGTCACATACGAAGTGGTGGTGGCGCTGCAGAGCCTGGTGGCGCGCGTGCCACTGGAGGTGGACGAGGTCGCCTGGGATCTCGTCCTCGCCATCATCCGCGCCGTTTTGCAGCAGGACA AAAGCTTCGACCCCCCCAACGAGCTAATCCACAGCCGCGTGCACGCGCTGATCACCTCCATCGAGCAGCTGCACGAGGCGGGACAGTTCCTCGGCGACGCGGAGGTGCTGCTCGACCTCGTCGACTTCTGTGGACACGACCGGCCG GAGGCGTCCACCATGCGGCTGCTGACGGAGCGCTGTGCGGCGCTGAGCGGCGCGGACGCGGGCGCGGCGCTGGCGCTGGCGGAGCGCTACGTGCGCCTGGAGCCGCGCCTGCCCGTGCGCCTGCACGCGCTGGCCTGCGTGCTGGCCTACATCAAGCGCAACCGTTGCGGCCACGGCGAGGAGCTGGCGGAGCGTGTGGGCGGGCCGGTGGCGGCGGCCTGCGCGCAGGACGCCGAGCCGGCGCTGCGggccgccgccgcccgcgcgctGCCCGACCTGGCGCGCATGTGCACCTCCGACGTGTGCATCGACCTCATCGACCAGCTCGAGAAG ATTCTGAACCGTCCGTTCGAGATGTACGTGTCGGAGGTGTCGGTCCCGGCGGACGCGGACACGTCGGACCTACGCCTGGCGGCCGTCGGGCTGCTGGAACTGCTGCACGACAAGCTGCTGCGAGCCCCCGCTGCGCACGCCGCGCGCGCCTTCCTCGTGCTGCTCGACCATCTCGACCACCACTACCGCCGACCCACGCTGCTGCATCACCACCCGGACATACGACTCAAG ATTTTCGATATGCTGTTCGCGCTCCGGGCGAACGCCTTCAACTGCGTCGGGTTCTGCTACGAGGGCGGCACGGCGGTGTACGGGGCGGCGGCGCTCCGCCTGCGCCCGCTGTGCTCGCCCTTCCTGCTGGCCGagccgcccgcgccgcgcggCCACCagcccgccgccgccgcgcagGCCAAGGACTTGCCGCCC GGCGCCTGCCTGCTGCCGGTGGGGCGCGCGGCGCGCACGCTGACGGCGGCGCTGACGCGCGAGGCGGAGTGGTCGGTGCTGGCGCACGTGCTGCGCGCGCTGCCGCAGCTGCTGCACGCGCGCGCGCTGGCCGTGGGGCGGCGCGCGCAGGACCTGGACCTGCTGGCGTCCACGCTGTGCTCCATGGTGGCGGAGCGCGGCCCGGCGGGCGGCGGCCGCCTGCTGCTGTCGGAGCTGCACGCCGCGGTGCTGCCGGCGCTGGCGGCGCTGGCGTCGTACCACGCCTACCTGGAGCCGCAGACGCAGCAGCGCATCGTGCGTTGTCTTCTCAAATACGGAATGG TGCTCCGCACCCCGCAGCCGTACATCAACGCGCTGACGATCTTCACGCTGGAGACGCGCGACACGATGGTCAAGATGCTGCCAGAGGTGCTTCTCGACCTGTCCAAGATCTCCGACACGAAGGCCATCGCCAGCCCCATGCTAGAGTTCCTTTCCA CGCTGACCCGCCTGCCGCGCGTGTTCGCGTCGTTCGTGGAGGACCAATACATGTCGGTGTTCGCGATCCTGCTGCCGTACACCAACCCCTCCCGCTACAACCACTACGTGGTGTCCCTGGCGCACCACGTGATCGCGGCCTGGTTCCTCAAATGCCGACTCTCCTACCGCAGGAACTTCGTGCGGTTCATCATACAC GGCTTGCACAACTACATTATAATGCCGTTCGAGGAGCAGCTGCAGTACAAGTCCAACCACTTCCATCAGAGCGTCAACGAGGACTCGTCCAACAGGCAGAGGAGCTCCAGTCTC GGCTCCAAGGCGGTGTCTCGTGCGCCGCTGTCGGGGGCGCgaggcgcgggcggcgcgggcggcgcgggcgcaggAGCCAGCGCACCCGCGGCTTTCCACGTGGAGCTCACCGAGACCTGCGTCGACTTGCTTGCCAGATATACCTTCACACCCTGCAGCGTCAAGCCGCAGAG GAGCGACACGGCCGAGTTCCTGTTCAATGGCGGCCAGTCGACCACGTGGCTGGTGGGGCACAAACTGATCACCATCACCACGTCCGGCTGCTTACAGAACTCCATCAAGCAGGGGCTGTGCGAAAG GTGCGCGACGCTGTGCCGCCAGCACGCCGAGGGCGCGCCGGCCCCCCCGGGCCCCCCGGCCGCCCCCCCGCGCGACCCCCCGCCCGACGACGCGCCGCAG TTGCAGGTGAGCGACAACTCCGAGCAGGCCAACCGCCTGCAGGTGcacgcgcaccacgcgccggAGGTCAGACG CTACAGCAAGTACTCGCTGCAGCACAGCCGCTCCACGGAGACCTCCTGCTCCTCCCTGTCCATCTCCGAGCTACAGCCGCCCTCCAGCGGACACACCACCAG GCAAAACTCGGCGGAGAACAAGGCGAGCGACCCCGGGGCCGACGCCCTCGACCAGTTCTCGACGCGCTTCGAGAAGCTCGCCAAGGAGGTG GAGCGGGCGGGCGAGTGGCGGCGCGCGGGCGCgctggcggcggcgcgcgcgtgtCCGTGCTGGTGCGCGCGCTGGGCCGAGCTGCACGTGCGCTCGCCCACCGGCGACGTGTCGTGGCTGCTGCGCATGCAGAACCGG ATCAGCTCGTGGCAGCTGCAGGAGTGGCCGCTGCAGGACGTGCTGGCGCTGCTGTCGCCGCCGCTCAGCGACCCCTCCAGTGGCCTGGGGGACTCCAGGCCCGACCTC AGCTCGGAAGGTTCGCCTCGCTCGTCCAGGTCGACTTCGCAGCGCTCGCACGGGCCAGATCTGCACAAATCCAG CTCGGACTCCGTGGTGGGCAGCGACAAGCGCACGAGCCAGGCCGCGACCGCCACCACCCGCATGAGCACGCAGCCCATCAACATCCCCGGCTCGCCGCAGCGGCAGAGCTCGTCCAGCACGACGGACGACGACGACATGCTGCTCATCGTGCCCGAG GGCAAGTCGCGGCACCCCGTGCGGCGCTCCAACTCGTCCCCCGAGATGTCGTCGTCGTGGAAGGCGGCGGTGCGCGGGCCCGACGCCGACGAGCTGGTGCTGCTGCCGGCCGAGCCCGC GGCCCCGATGACGATGCACGCGAGCAAGAAGGTGGGCAAGAAGAGCGACATGCGCGTGTCGTGCGAGGCCATCCCCGAGGAGATGTGCGGGACCTCCCCGCAGCCGCACCCCGCGCCGCACGCGCACCTCCTGACGTACAACTCCGACCCAG TGTTTCAAATAGGAACGACGGGGTCCGAGACGGAAGCGGAGACGAAGGCCGAGACAAACAGCGTGACCGCCACCGCGACGCACCACCAGCTACAGAAG ACGAGCAGCGACAGTCGCGTGACTCTGGGCCACGAGGCGGGCGGCGCGACCGCGGCGGGCGCGGAGGCGGACGCGGGCGCGGACGAGCTGCCGCCGCTCGCGCGCTCCAAGCGCTCCAACACCATCTCCGTCATGAGCCCCACGCGTAGGAACCG GGAGCTGAACCGCAACCCCCCGAGCACGGGAGGGGGTGCGGGCGGCGCGGGTGGCGGCGTGTCTCCGTCCTTCGTGTTCCTGCAGCTGTACCACAACATGAGCACCTACCCCATCTCGCCCACCGTGCCCG GGGAGACGCCGACGGCTCTGAACCCGCTGATGGGTCGCCCGCTGAAGGTGTCCGGCGTGCAGCACGAGCGTACCATTAAGAACCTCGACCTCGTGCCACCACTGGAGACCTACAAG GTGGGCGTGCTGTACGTGGGCCCGGGACAGCAGGACGACGAGGTGGCGATATTGAAAAATGAATATGGCAGTGTGAG ATATATGGAGTTCCTGAGGCTGCTGGGCACGCTGGTGCCGCTGGAGGGAGCCGAGGAGCCCAACCTATTCCTCAATCTGGAAAAGGGCGGCAAGGACGGGCACTACACCTACGTCTGGAACGACGACATCATGCAGGTGCTGTTCCACGTGGCCACCGCCATGCCCAACTCGCCGCGCGACCCCAGCTGCAACGAGAAGCGCAAGTACATCGGAAACGACTTCGTGTCCATCGTCTACAACGACTCCGGCCACGACTTCAACATTCACACGATCAAG GGACAGTTCAACCTCTGCATCGTGGTGGTGGAGCCGCTCGAGCACGGCATGAACCGGGTCACGCTCAAGAGCAAGGACGAGCGCCTGCGCGGCAAGTTCCTCGCGCACGTCGAGCCGCACTGCGTGTCCGACGCCAACGTGGCGCTGCTCGCCCGCCAGCACGCGCTGCACGCCGCG CTGGCGTCGCAGATCTCGCAGTCGCTGAAGCTGGGCGGCGCGGCGTACGCGTCCAACTCGCTGGAGCGCCTGCGCCTCATCAAGCGCCTGCGCGCGCGCGCCGAGGACgagcgccgcgccgccgccgcgcgcgcgcccgcgCCCTACGCCGCGCCGCCCGACGCGCAGCGCCGCGTCGCCATCGACGACTTCGACGACTACGCCTag